Proteins from one Diprion similis isolate iyDipSimi1 chromosome 3, iyDipSimi1.1, whole genome shotgun sequence genomic window:
- the LOC124416729 gene encoding esterase E4-like: MTSSSGAVCLCFSLLLSIFFSISYGYFDGTTEPEVTISEGTLRGKIATTSHGRKVAAFLGIPYAQPPIGNKRFADPVPAGGWEGIRNATADGNRCPQPNMADLITVIGDEDCLHLNVFTPQIRDGRNSSLLPVMVYVFGGRFTFGSANSTAYSPIYLLNQDVVLVTFSYRLGALGFLSTGDKVASGNWGLKDQVLALKWVQRNIRHFYGDPDRVTIFGHSSGSACVHLLTLSKLTIGLFHKFIMQSGSGLSPWAYRPRAAYAKRAYELGNYVGCYNDTSDALITCLRKKNFRDILGVFTRFYVWHYEPFTTWACTDEPDIEGAFLTNSPANILRAGQIRDLPCIIGVVGNEAIGSTADLYENEELFEEFVENFDYLLPILMYWSYLPDSGAAWAKAAKSYYFNDIEKMNRKEFLNNLTVLISDSSFNYPLYSALLHQFAVAANPQYFYAFHYRGTWSNTYLYSRISLDYGVAHADELNYIFPHVDYNLVSALNKTMNEKDRQMMEIMVQLWTSFAIHGKPSSPFFCGNSTWEPYSEKDNYLQIGNKAEITLEMKNVFLRERMQFWANLERSTTEAETIVTIN; encoded by the exons ATGACTTCAAGTTCAGGGGCGGTGTGTCTTTGTTTCTCACTATTGCTCagcatttttttctcgataagTTACGGTTACTTCGATGGAACTACTGAACCAGAAGTGACCATTTCTGAAGGGACTCTGAGAGGAAAAATAGCGACCACCAGTCACGGCCGAAAGGTGGCGGCGTTTCTGGGAATTCCTTATGCACAACCACCGATAGGAAATAAGAG ATTCGCCGACCCCGTGCCGGCGGGTGGTTGGGAAGGAATTCGAAACGCTACTGCCGATGGCAACAGGTGTCCCCAACCAAATATGGCAGACCTTATTACTGTCATCGGGGACGAAGACTGTCTGCACCTGAACGTGTTTACACCGCAG ATACGCGACGGTAGGAACTCGTCGTTACTCCCAGTAATGGTATACGTTTTCGGTGGGAGGTTTACGTTTGGGTCTGCCAACTCAACGGCATATAGCCCGATATACCTTTTGAACCAGGATGTAGTTCTCGTCACCTTCAGCTATCGATTGGGTGCTCTGGGGTTCTTGAGCACTGGCGACAAAGTGGCTTCCGGAAACTGGGGCCTGAAGGACCAGGTTCTTGCGCTCAAGTGGGTGCAGCGTAACATCAGACACTTTTACGGTGACCCTGATCGAGTCACCATATTCGGCCACAGCTCAGGGAGCGCATGCGTTCATCTCCTGACGCTTTCGAAATTGACAATCG GGCTCTTCCATAAGTTCATCATGCAAAGCGGATCTGGCCTTTCGCCTTGGGCCTACAGACCCAGGGCTGCCTACGCAAAGCGTGCATACGAACTCGGCAATTACGTTGGCTGCTATAATGACACTTCGGATGCCCTTATCACCTGTTtgcggaaaaaaaacttcagagATATTCTAGGAGTGTTTACACGGTTTTACGTGTGGCATTACGAACCATTTACTACATGGGCTTGTACTGACGAGCCAGACATCGAGGGAGCATTTTTAACCAACAGCCCTGCAAATATACTGAGAGCTGGTCAGATTCGTGATTTACCCTGTATCATAGGAGTTGTTGGCAATGAAGCTATAGGGAGCACTGCAG ACTTGTATGAAAATGAGGAATTATTTGAGGAGTTTGTGGAAAACTTTGATTACTTGCTGCCGATTCTAATGTACTGGTCGTATCTGCCGGACTCTGGAGCCGCGTGGGCCAAGGCCGCCAAGTCGTACTATTTCaatgacattgaaaaaatgaatagaaagGAG TTCTTGAATAACTTGACGGTACTCATCAGCGATTCTTCGTTCAACTATCCGCTGTACTCCGCCCTCTTACACCAGTTTGCAGTGGCAGCGAATCCCCAATATTTCTACGCCTTTCATTATCGGGGAACCTGGAGTAACACTTACCTTTACAGCAGAATTTCGCTGGACTACGGCGTAGCACACGCGGATGAacttaattacatttttccacATGTAGACTACAATCTCGTGTCAGCTCTCAACAAAACCATGAATGAAAAAGATCGGCAAATGATGGAAATCATGGTACAATTGTGGACATCTTTTGCGATTCACGG TAAACCTTCAAGCCCGTTTTTCTGCGGAAATTCAACATGGGAGCCTTACTCGGAAAAGGACAATTACCTTCAGATAGGAAACAAAGCCGAAATCACGCTAGAGATGAAAAATGTCTTCCTAAGAGAGCGAATGCAATTTTGGGCTAACTTGGAAAGAAGTACGACAGAGGCAGAAACCATTGTGACGATCAACTAA